The following coding sequences are from one Sulfurimonas crateris window:
- a CDS encoding trimeric intracellular cation channel family protein — MPEYFIFADILGITAFAISGFLIAIKNNLDILGILIASALTALGGGIIRDAILSSPPFAFTSFYPAITLIVTIFVAYIFKLYKESSIERKWMFVVSDTIGLVAFSITGALLAINADYNFFGIVILSFITAVGGGVTRDIMINQVPTVLISDFYGSIAVIVALLLGTLHFFDAINEFSIIATALFSIALRLIAYKKGWHLPRIV; from the coding sequence ATGCCTGAATATTTTATTTTTGCGGACATTTTAGGTATTACTGCTTTTGCAATAAGCGGTTTTTTGATTGCCATAAAAAACAACCTAGACATTTTGGGCATTTTAATAGCCTCAGCGCTTACCGCTCTAGGTGGGGGTATTATCAGAGATGCCATACTAAGTTCCCCTCCTTTTGCTTTTACATCCTTTTATCCGGCGATAACGCTAATTGTGACTATATTTGTTGCATATATATTTAAACTCTACAAAGAGAGCTCGATCGAGAGAAAGTGGATGTTTGTCGTGAGTGATACTATAGGGCTCGTAGCTTTTAGCATAACCGGCGCTCTTTTGGCAATAAATGCGGATTACAACTTTTTTGGCATAGTGATACTCAGCTTTATCACGGCTGTTGGCGGAGGGGTTACAAGAGATATTATGATAAATCAGGTTCCTACAGTTCTTATCAGCGACTTTTACGGCTCCATAGCAGTTATTGTCGCGCTTCTTCTAGGTACTCTACACTTTTTTGATGCTATTAACGAGTTTAGCATCATAGCTACTGCACTCTTTAGCATAGCGCTAAGATTGATAGCCTACAAAAAAGGGTGGCATCTGCCAAGGATTGTATGA
- a CDS encoding TOBE domain-containing protein gives MKIDGRFWLTKDNESFLGSGRVELLRTIEKRGSINAAAKEMKMSYKAAWERINSMNNLADEPLITRTTGGKGGGGTTLTPYAHKLIETYNRLNELHREFINRFAEAGNDPEHLAKILARTFLTTSARNQLPSTIKEIKFNGLNAYIELSFFGGYSLTSSITTKSIKNMGLHVGSKVYAIIKSSDINIVNETPASNKNINILKGDIELIEISQDSLEVSFKINEHITLTALLDKEDTSSLKIGSKAYALINTDNIIIGL, from the coding sequence ATGAAGATAGACGGTCGTTTTTGGCTGACAAAAGACAATGAGAGCTTTTTAGGTTCAGGCAGGGTCGAACTATTAAGAACTATAGAAAAGAGAGGCTCTATAAATGCTGCGGCAAAAGAGATGAAAATGAGTTATAAAGCAGCTTGGGAGCGTATAAATTCAATGAATAACCTTGCAGACGAGCCGCTTATTACAAGAACAACGGGAGGAAAAGGCGGAGGCGGAACGACACTTACTCCTTACGCACATAAACTTATCGAAACATATAACCGTCTAAATGAGCTACATAGAGAGTTCATCAACCGTTTTGCCGAAGCAGGTAATGATCCTGAACATTTAGCCAAAATACTAGCAAGAACCTTCTTAACCACTAGTGCCAGAAATCAACTTCCTTCTACGATAAAAGAGATAAAATTCAACGGTTTAAACGCATATATCGAACTCTCTTTTTTTGGGGGATACTCTTTAACCTCAAGTATAACAACTAAATCTATAAAAAACATGGGCTTACATGTAGGAAGTAAAGTCTACGCCATCATCAAATCTAGCGACATAAATATCGTAAATGAAACACCTGCTTCTAATAAGAACATAAACATTTTAAAAGGCGACATAGAACTAATAGAAATATCTCAGGACTCTTTGGAAGTATCTTTTAAAATCAACGAACACATAACGCTTACCGCCCTTTTAGATAAGGAGGATACCTCTTCTTTAAAAATAGGCTCCAAAGCTTACGCACTGATAAATACCGACAATATAATAATAGGTTTATAG
- a CDS encoding ABC transporter substrate-binding protein, giving the protein MLKKTLTLLLLVLSFTLHSKVINENPKKVFGSSPPMNYLIYAINPSKMVGLNFYANNINNNADVKFLKQSFLELPVIGSFPGSGQGINLETIIKHNPDLILIWEDVYFYKRVEEQIRKAQIPSITIPFRKIESMPSSILTAAKAMNEHKRGKILSDYTKERIEYIKNMLQELEPVKYYYAEGADGLATECSDSMHVEALNFAGGENVHKCTQSNLKGLERISFETLVGYDPQVIIAQNRLVYNTILSNPLWKHLQAVKNKRVYVVPSTPFNWIDRPPSFMRIIGIEWLAHNFHPTHYKNDIYTQIAKFYKLFLDVELTQEQIYQIIGEKE; this is encoded by the coding sequence ATGTTAAAAAAAACACTCACTCTACTTTTATTAGTCTTAAGTTTTACGTTACACTCAAAAGTCATAAATGAAAATCCCAAAAAAGTATTTGGCTCTTCTCCTCCGATGAACTATCTCATTTACGCTATAAACCCGAGCAAGATGGTCGGTTTGAACTTTTATGCGAACAATATCAACAATAACGCCGATGTGAAGTTTTTAAAACAGAGTTTTTTAGAACTTCCCGTCATAGGGTCGTTTCCCGGCTCAGGACAAGGGATAAATTTAGAGACTATCATAAAACACAATCCTGATCTTATTTTAATCTGGGAAGATGTTTATTTTTACAAACGCGTTGAAGAGCAGATAAGAAAAGCTCAAATACCCAGTATAACAATCCCTTTTAGAAAGATAGAGTCTATGCCCTCTTCTATATTGACAGCCGCCAAAGCCATGAATGAACATAAACGCGGCAAGATACTCTCTGATTATACAAAAGAGCGTATCGAATATATCAAAAATATGTTGCAAGAGCTTGAGCCTGTAAAATATTATTATGCCGAAGGAGCCGACGGTTTAGCTACGGAGTGCAGCGACTCTATGCATGTTGAAGCATTAAACTTTGCAGGAGGAGAAAATGTACATAAATGCACTCAAAGTAACCTCAAAGGTCTTGAACGCATCAGCTTTGAGACGCTTGTGGGTTATGATCCGCAAGTCATCATCGCACAAAACAGACTTGTTTACAACACCATACTCTCCAATCCTCTTTGGAAACATCTGCAAGCAGTGAAGAACAAAAGAGTCTATGTAGTACCCAGCACGCCTTTTAACTGGATAGACAGACCGCCTTCTTTTATGAGAATTATAGGAATAGAGTGGTTGGCTCACAACTTCCATCCAACACACTACAAAAACGACATCTATACGCAGATAGCAAAATTTTATAAACTGTTTTTAGATGTAGAACTCACACAAGAGCAGATATACCAAATAATAGGAGAAAAAGAGTGA
- a CDS encoding FecCD family ABC transporter permease: MSFSKETRYLIAGGVLLVFLALFSLLWGQYPISLEVFSAYVKNILFSTPVDESYNIALIHNIITEIRLPRVLLAILIGAALSTSGAVFQAMFVNPLVSPGILGVLAGASFGAALGMLLSEHWYLVQIFAFSFGFIAVGFAVFIGSMVTNSRSTVMLVLGGVISGSLFTSLLSIIKYVADPYSTLPAIVYWLMGSLSMAQLNEVFLVAIPISISITGMIFMSKYFDLMSLGDEEAKALGVNVKLIRIIAIVLATLASSLSVVMAGIIGWVGLIIPHIIRMAVGPSHRLLIPLSAIVGGAFLLLADGVSRLALSVEIPIGILTSLIGIPIFIIVLKNARAAWN, translated from the coding sequence ATGAGCTTTTCAAAAGAGACACGCTATCTCATCGCAGGGGGAGTGCTTTTGGTTTTTTTAGCACTTTTTTCTTTGCTTTGGGGTCAGTATCCTATAAGTCTAGAAGTATTTTCCGCCTATGTAAAAAATATCCTTTTCTCAACTCCTGTAGATGAATCTTATAATATTGCACTTATTCACAATATTATCACCGAGATTCGCCTTCCTCGTGTTTTGCTTGCTATTCTTATCGGTGCGGCACTTTCAACTTCGGGAGCGGTTTTTCAAGCGATGTTTGTAAATCCTCTTGTATCCCCCGGGATTTTAGGAGTACTTGCAGGAGCATCATTCGGTGCGGCTTTGGGGATGCTTCTAAGCGAACACTGGTACTTGGTACAGATATTTGCTTTTTCTTTCGGATTTATAGCGGTCGGTTTTGCCGTGTTCATAGGTTCAATGGTGACAAACTCCCGCTCAACCGTCATGCTGGTTCTAGGCGGAGTTATCAGCGGTTCGCTTTTTACTTCTCTGCTCTCTATCATAAAGTATGTCGCAGACCCTTACAGTACACTGCCTGCTATTGTTTACTGGCTTATGGGTTCGCTATCTATGGCACAATTAAACGAAGTTTTTCTTGTAGCCATTCCTATTTCAATCAGCATTACGGGCATGATATTTATGAGCAAATATTTTGACCTTATGAGTTTAGGAGATGAGGAGGCAAAAGCACTTGGCGTAAATGTCAAGCTTATACGCATCATAGCTATCGTTCTTGCTACGCTGGCAAGTTCATTGTCTGTCGTTATGGCGGGCATTATCGGCTGGGTAGGGCTTATCATACCGCATATTATCCGTATGGCGGTTGGTCCCTCACACCGCCTGCTTATTCCTCTTTCGGCTATTGTGGGAGGAGCATTTTTGCTTCTTGCCGACGGGGTATCAAGACTTGCTCTTAGCGTTGAGATACCTATAGGGATTTTGACTTCGCTTATAGGGATTCCTATCTTTATAATTGTATTAAAAAATGCGAGGGCGGCATGGAACTAA
- a CDS encoding ABC transporter ATP-binding protein: MELKPIIEVKNLHFSYKKHRVLAGVDLELYRGEVVSLLGPNGCGKSTLIKLILKLLHGEGEIKIASKEIGKYSHKDIASHVAYIPQYNNTPFNYTVLEMVVMGRVSKLDFFALPSANDYEVANKALEKINIEHLHDKAFGQLSGGQKQMVLLARAIAQEVNVFIMDEPVAGLDYGNQIRLLELINELSAQGYTFLKTTHYPDHALLVSSRVVVMNGGKIIADGTPSEVITSKMIESVYDIKADIITHDSHKRCVPIFEQKREVI; encoded by the coding sequence ATGGAACTAAAACCTATTATAGAGGTAAAAAATCTTCATTTTTCATATAAGAAACATCGAGTTTTAGCAGGTGTTGACTTAGAGCTTTACAGAGGCGAAGTCGTCTCTTTGCTAGGACCTAACGGGTGCGGAAAAAGTACGCTTATCAAGCTCATTTTAAAACTTCTTCATGGAGAGGGAGAGATAAAAATAGCCTCCAAAGAGATTGGAAAATATTCGCATAAAGATATAGCTTCACATGTAGCTTATATTCCACAGTACAACAATACGCCCTTTAACTATACCGTTCTTGAAATGGTCGTCATGGGAAGAGTATCAAAACTAGATTTTTTTGCTCTTCCATCAGCAAATGATTATGAGGTGGCAAACAAAGCACTTGAAAAAATAAATATTGAGCATCTGCACGACAAAGCGTTCGGACAACTAAGCGGCGGACAAAAACAGATGGTGCTTTTGGCGCGTGCCATCGCTCAGGAAGTAAATGTATTTATCATGGACGAGCCTGTTGCAGGGCTTGATTACGGCAATCAGATAAGGCTATTGGAACTCATAAACGAACTAAGTGCGCAAGGGTACACATTTTTAAAAACCACGCATTATCCAGACCATGCACTTTTAGTATCAAGCCGTGTAGTGGTTATGAACGGTGGGAAAATCATAGCAGATGGAACTCCATCTGAAGTTATTACAAGCAAGATGATAGAGAGTGTATATGATATCAAAGCTGACATCATCACGCACGACTCACACAAAAGGTGTGTTCCGATATTTGAACAAAAAAGAGAGGTTATATAA
- the modD gene encoding ModD protein: MDLLFEDTGYFDLTTYGLRIGDKKGVMSFSPKAEIVLCGADEVEKILKKLNIKHTFFKNNGDRVMAKETILECKGDAASLHKAWKISQNIFEYMSGIATYTNTLIKSAKAINPSISVSTTRKNFPGAKELMLKAVMCGGGAPHRLGLYDSVLIFEQHLNFFNAKEELEQGFKELKHNFIERKIAVEVESFEQASYFASLGADILQCEKMDFKTLKSCVGLKQKHPTLLLSATGGINEKNIAGFAACGVDFIVTSSPYHAKPLDIKVTIKETN, translated from the coding sequence ATGGATTTACTGTTTGAAGATACGGGTTATTTTGACTTAACCACATATGGACTAAGGATTGGTGATAAAAAAGGTGTTATGAGTTTTTCGCCTAAAGCCGAGATAGTGCTTTGCGGAGCGGATGAAGTTGAAAAGATTTTAAAAAAGCTTAATATAAAACACACTTTTTTTAAAAACAACGGCGATAGAGTTATGGCAAAGGAGACCATCTTGGAGTGCAAAGGAGATGCAGCTTCGCTTCATAAAGCATGGAAAATCTCTCAAAATATCTTTGAGTATATGAGCGGTATCGCAACATATACAAACACACTTATAAAGAGTGCTAAAGCTATAAACCCGAGCATTAGTGTCTCAACAACCAGAAAAAACTTCCCAGGAGCTAAAGAGCTTATGTTAAAAGCCGTCATGTGCGGCGGCGGTGCACCACATCGTCTCGGGCTTTACGACTCTGTTTTGATTTTTGAACAGCATCTGAACTTTTTTAATGCTAAAGAAGAGTTGGAGCAAGGTTTCAAAGAGCTAAAACACAATTTTATAGAGAGAAAAATCGCCGTTGAAGTTGAGAGTTTTGAGCAGGCTTCATACTTTGCCTCACTCGGTGCGGACATCCTTCAATGTGAAAAGATGGATTTTAAGACACTAAAGAGCTGTGTAGGCTTAAAACAAAAACACCCTACTCTTTTACTCTCTGCAACGGGCGGGATTAACGAGAAAAATATTGCCGGTTTTGCAGCGTGCGGTGTTGATTTTATAGTCACTTCATCGCCTTATCATGCAAAACCTCTTGATATAAAAGTTACTATCAAGGAGACCAATTGA
- a CDS encoding ABC transporter substrate-binding protein → MKNILFALAIIFSANINAKTITDDYGRVVEVPEHITKIYAASPPLAMSILAFNPDLVAGLNSSFNETQKKYAGSAYNKPIVGGFMGQGNTPNFEILASVKPDVIIMWARMRGYEKILAKFEKMGIPVLLVENESIYSIITQFELFAKLTGDTARADELIAYTKKSLSLIESLKEELSKQKEVRYYFAQGLDGLSSECEGSFHLEPFKYAGAKNALDCRMSSNYGMEKISMESVILSNPDVIVAMEKTFTDTLLQNPQWKNLRAVKEGKVFTVPSTPFNYISRPPSFMRLLGIIWLIDSFYPSLLEKSFEDEKKEFEALFFPQLKESK, encoded by the coding sequence ATGAAAAATATTTTATTTGCTTTAGCAATTATCTTTAGTGCAAATATCAATGCCAAAACTATAACGGATGATTACGGCAGAGTAGTTGAAGTTCCAGAGCATATCACCAAAATCTACGCCGCCTCGCCGCCGCTTGCCATGAGCATTTTGGCATTTAACCCTGACTTGGTTGCAGGTTTAAACTCTTCATTTAACGAGACGCAAAAAAAGTATGCAGGAAGTGCATATAACAAACCCATTGTAGGCGGTTTTATGGGACAGGGAAACACTCCGAACTTTGAGATACTAGCAAGCGTAAAACCTGATGTGATTATCATGTGGGCTAGAATGAGAGGTTATGAGAAAATATTAGCCAAGTTTGAAAAGATGGGTATTCCCGTTTTATTGGTTGAAAATGAGTCAATTTACAGCATCATCACCCAGTTTGAACTCTTTGCAAAACTCACAGGCGACACCGCAAGAGCGGACGAACTCATAGCTTACACAAAGAAAAGCCTCTCTCTTATAGAATCACTCAAAGAAGAACTATCCAAACAAAAAGAGGTGCGTTACTACTTCGCACAGGGCTTAGACGGATTATCTAGCGAATGTGAGGGTTCGTTTCATTTAGAACCGTTTAAATATGCAGGTGCGAAAAATGCACTTGATTGCCGCATGAGTTCTAATTACGGGATGGAGAAGATAAGCATGGAGAGCGTTATCTTAAGCAATCCCGATGTTATAGTCGCCATGGAAAAAACATTTACCGATACGCTATTGCAAAACCCACAATGGAAAAATCTAAGAGCCGTTAAAGAGGGTAAAGTTTTCACCGTTCCCTCAACTCCTTTTAACTACATCTCAAGACCGCCCTCTTTTATGAGACTTCTAGGCATTATATGGCTGATTGACTCTTTTTATCCATCGCTTTTAGAAAAATCGTTTGAAGATGAGAAAAAAGAGTTTGAAGCACTCTTTTTTCCTCAGCTAAAGGAGTCCAAATGA
- a CDS encoding MotA/TolQ/ExbB proton channel family protein yields the protein MLIEKLLGVAIIGVEPVLLVLIAMSVISFGIIVERVLAFVHVKNTLKNLNQVELRVLLEKRLGILATFGNNAPFIGLFGTVLGIINAFHSLSKEGSEFGVNAVMGGISEALVATAVGLFVAIPSVIAYNYFVRKIKMMLLEMEVNER from the coding sequence ATGTTAATAGAAAAACTTTTAGGAGTTGCTATTATCGGGGTTGAGCCTGTGTTGTTGGTGCTTATAGCTATGAGCGTTATCTCATTTGGCATAATTGTAGAGAGAGTGCTTGCATTTGTACATGTAAAAAATACTTTAAAAAATCTAAACCAAGTAGAGTTAAGAGTGTTGCTTGAAAAAAGGCTCGGTATCCTTGCCACATTTGGAAACAACGCTCCTTTTATCGGACTTTTTGGAACCGTTCTAGGGATAATCAACGCTTTTCATTCACTCTCAAAAGAGGGAAGCGAATTTGGAGTAAACGCTGTTATGGGAGGTATTTCAGAAGCTTTAGTTGCAACAGCCGTGGGGCTTTTTGTAGCTATTCCAAGTGTTATAGCCTACAACTATTTTGTAAGAAAAATAAAGATGATGCTCCTTGAGATGGAGGTAAACGAGAGATGA
- a CDS encoding ExbD/TolR family protein, producing the protein MKTSNAYEDNEISEINMTPFVDIVLVVLVIFMATATFVAQGKIAISLPKATKHKEVSKPEKPIIITIDKEGTLYFNDKKIEIKNLSTALQGSSDIASKAGVVLRSDAKTEFEHVVKVIDTCKQNNISKFSIQTQEQNR; encoded by the coding sequence ATGAAAACCTCTAACGCTTACGAAGATAACGAAATATCAGAGATAAACATGACCCCTTTTGTGGATATAGTTCTTGTAGTTTTGGTTATCTTTATGGCGACTGCAACCTTTGTCGCACAGGGCAAAATAGCCATATCTCTTCCGAAAGCCACGAAACACAAAGAGGTGTCAAAACCCGAAAAACCGATAATAATTACTATCGACAAAGAGGGAACTCTTTATTTTAACGACAAAAAGATTGAGATAAAAAACCTAAGTACCGCTTTGCAGGGAAGTAGTGATATTGCTTCAAAAGCCGGTGTTGTTCTTCGTAGCGACGCAAAAACAGAGTTTGAACATGTAGTAAAAGTCATCGATACATGTAAGCAAAACAATATCTCAAAGTTCTCAATCCAAACACAAGAGCAAAACAGATGA
- a CDS encoding energy transducer TonB, with product MNTFWQRALVSIASTTILHASIFYSLSSVNQPQIVTQKAVEISLIDNAEIEKKEEPKPKKEPKPTIKPKPIEKEEPKIKPKPTIKPKPIVKKEPKIEPKPVVKEIPIIEQEPIVEKKPLIYKEAPKIVQNEINTEIKETLVSQETREKQEMKSKVSEDKLALYLSKVRAKIQENLRYPPLAKRLKIEGESVVGFEILPDGSVRESSIGIKNSSGHKSLDRQAISTILSVSPFDAPPQNNMSIVLPVAFKLNL from the coding sequence ATGAACACTTTTTGGCAAAGAGCTCTTGTCTCCATAGCTTCAACTACGATTTTGCACGCTTCGATATTTTACTCTCTTAGCAGCGTAAATCAGCCGCAAATCGTTACTCAAAAAGCCGTGGAAATATCACTGATAGACAACGCAGAGATTGAAAAAAAAGAAGAGCCAAAACCAAAAAAAGAGCCAAAACCGACAATCAAGCCAAAACCGATTGAAAAAGAAGAACCAAAAATCAAGCCAAAACCGACAATCAAGCCAAAACCGATTGTAAAAAAAGAACCAAAGATAGAGCCAAAACCTGTTGTCAAAGAAATACCGATAATTGAACAAGAGCCTATCGTTGAAAAAAAACCTCTTATCTATAAAGAGGCTCCAAAAATTGTTCAAAACGAGATTAACACAGAGATAAAAGAGACTCTTGTATCGCAAGAAACAAGAGAAAAACAAGAGATGAAGTCTAAAGTAAGTGAAGATAAATTGGCACTATATCTATCTAAAGTCAGAGCAAAAATCCAAGAAAATCTAAGATATCCGCCTCTTGCAAAACGACTAAAGATTGAGGGGGAGAGTGTTGTTGGATTTGAAATCTTACCTGATGGAAGCGTAAGGGAATCATCCATTGGCATAAAAAACTCAAGCGGACACAAAAGTTTGGACAGACAAGCCATAAGCACCATTTTAAGTGTATCTCCGTTTGATGCTCCTCCACAAAACAACATGTCGATAGTTTTACCTGTTGCATTTAAATTAAATCTATAA
- a CDS encoding DUF438 domain-containing protein: MSEFLTKNDESVKIEKIMKFNRSFDEMSQDQREAWLKEMGEINIEHFFKANQRVFDEDGPHKANPDKAKSQQRRDFFLDVLKNRVKSDPLKLPKGHPVTNYLDENIVIREICTKIEDIFDVKELQTYQPTSELLHELSKIHIHYLRKEDQLFPYLEKHNFTYPSTGMWKFHDEMRANLKTVTKAVEIGTLDDETLELMKETVKNIFDMTTREEKMLLPTSVKLLSQEEWIKIRKEEEESKDEIGYGFIENPPMWPPMSDEDVQIATLDKLLLQTGSLSQAQLNLFFSHLPFDITFVDENDRVLFFNKGSERTFPRSPSVIGREVKFCHPPKSVDTVLTILEAFKDGSKESAEFWITFNERLIHIRYFALRDKEKKYKGVVEITQDITDIKKIEGERRLLDWA; this comes from the coding sequence ATGAGTGAATTTTTAACAAAAAACGATGAGAGCGTAAAAATAGAAAAGATTATGAAATTTAACAGATCTTTTGATGAGATGAGCCAAGACCAAAGAGAAGCATGGCTTAAAGAGATGGGAGAGATAAATATAGAACACTTCTTTAAAGCAAATCAGAGAGTATTTGATGAAGACGGTCCGCATAAAGCAAATCCCGATAAAGCGAAATCTCAGCAAAGAAGAGATTTTTTTCTTGATGTACTTAAAAACAGAGTCAAATCCGACCCTTTAAAACTTCCAAAAGGACACCCCGTTACCAACTATCTTGATGAAAACATCGTGATTCGAGAAATCTGCACAAAAATAGAAGATATTTTTGATGTAAAAGAGTTGCAAACTTATCAGCCGACATCAGAGCTGCTTCATGAGTTGTCAAAAATCCATATTCACTATTTACGAAAAGAGGATCAGCTTTTTCCATATCTTGAAAAACACAATTTTACCTATCCGAGTACGGGTATGTGGAAATTTCATGATGAGATGAGAGCAAATCTCAAAACCGTAACAAAAGCGGTTGAGATAGGCACATTGGACGATGAAACACTAGAGCTTATGAAAGAGACCGTAAAAAATATTTTTGACATGACCACAAGGGAAGAGAAGATGCTTTTGCCGACTTCCGTGAAGCTTCTTTCACAAGAAGAGTGGATCAAAATTCGCAAAGAAGAGGAAGAGTCAAAAGATGAGATAGGGTACGGATTTATAGAAAATCCGCCGATGTGGCCACCAATGAGTGACGAAGATGTACAAATCGCAACACTTGATAAACTCTTACTGCAAACGGGTTCTCTCTCGCAAGCACAACTCAACCTGTTTTTCTCTCATCTGCCTTTTGATATAACTTTTGTAGATGAAAATGACCGCGTTCTTTTTTTCAACAAAGGCTCGGAGAGGACTTTTCCAAGAAGCCCAAGCGTCATAGGCAGAGAGGTAAAATTTTGCCATCCTCCAAAAAGCGTAGATACCGTACTTACGATACTAGAAGCATTTAAAGACGGGAGCAAAGAGAGTGCAGAGTTTTGGATTACTTTTAATGAACGACTCATTCACATCCGCTATTTTGCGCTTAGAGACAAAGAGAAAAAGTACAAAGGCGTAGTCGAGATAACACAAGATATCACGGATATAAAGAAAATCGAAGGTGAGAGACGACTTTTAGACTGGGCATAA
- a CDS encoding class I SAM-dependent methyltransferase, with translation MGKDKNSQTKEHKGGSNPQSFDRIVREVFAPIYPVIAQQIVAKTLTTSGRCLDAGCGTGALGRAIAAITDLHVTFFDQSSQMLDLAKKYADEENILHKSDFLEGDIHSVEMENDSVDIVISRGSSPFWDDWHRAYGEILRVLKVGGHAYIGGGFGTKELKEQITAHMSKDKPDWRDSFKDRIKAEREALPQIMEKLNPTSHTIIDDESGWWVLITK, from the coding sequence ATGGGTAAAGATAAAAACAGCCAAACCAAAGAGCATAAAGGCGGATCAAACCCTCAAAGTTTTGACCGAATCGTGCGTGAAGTGTTTGCACCGATCTACCCTGTTATTGCACAGCAAATAGTGGCAAAAACACTCACAACATCAGGCAGATGTCTAGATGCAGGATGTGGCACGGGGGCATTGGGGCGTGCGATAGCCGCTATTACGGATCTACATGTAACTTTTTTTGATCAATCAAGCCAGATGCTAGATTTAGCAAAAAAGTATGCAGACGAAGAAAATATTTTACACAAAAGCGATTTTTTAGAGGGGGATATACACAGCGTAGAGATGGAGAATGACTCCGTAGATATAGTTATCAGCCGTGGCTCATCACCGTTTTGGGATGATTGGCATAGAGCGTACGGCGAAATATTGAGGGTTTTAAAAGTCGGGGGACATGCTTATATAGGCGGCGGATTTGGCACAAAAGAGCTAAAGGAGCAGATAACCGCCCACATGAGCAAAGATAAACCCGACTGGAGAGACTCATTCAAAGATAGAATCAAAGCAGAGCGAGAAGCACTGCCTCAGATAATGGAAAAACTTAATCCAACATCACACACCATAATCGACGATGAGAGCGGCTGGTGGGTTTTAATAACAAAATAA